A single Oscillospiraceae bacterium DNA region contains:
- a CDS encoding peptidoglycan DD-metalloendopeptidase family protein produces MMSRKLNFDESNPRQVEPAADTDTTRKRRPQSRLEHEFSRDDVRPQTSAAPQETTGVALPPAGTPSLGGNETAAGLAGLQHGAASIMRNISPDETPDRNTAVSATRFSLEVGATALGKMTLNRKQKRKSKLKEKDSSLKHEPQEDNDTLKHDEAEQPDNADSSDERGNETDGGTPNENAETPENAAESSEQQAGDADDGTTTPAGSTSDKPDSKLKFAKDEKVVAKLEKRAEKLDEKLEKAQDKLPTRTVKKKTLEFDEDKGKTVSKLTHEVEKIPIGEAKWNKPKNTAMPVKAAGVVTSLAVTKIHAKIHQVEHDNVGVKVAHKAELMAESGYRGAKQSVRSAYRFHKNRPYRRVAKLEQKSIKNKMRLDYRKALRDNPKLKSNPLSRFMQKRAIKRNYAKQLRAAKQAGQATGKAVGFTAKAAKVVTAIIRKNPIFLVKAGLILLIIFLILSMFTMCVGMFSGTSSFVGHVMYPAEFEDIDDASIMYTELETDLRIYINEIEENYPDYDEYRLSIDSLGHDPFALIAFLSAVYEDFIFADVAATIQAIFDAQYTLELESVMEIREREEERTGTGSWTDEDGNSHSYTYTYTVIVEYEWHILYVTLTSRSFTEVLLERMDDDQTQHFYVLMQSLGARQIFGNPFDFDWRPFVSSLYGYRIHPIDGGKQFHWGLDMGLPTGTPLLAGLDGVVVYVGYHPTGYGNIVIIECEDGMQMRYAHCHEIFVTLGQEVERGDVIATVGTTGASTGPHLHIEVSVDGRRLNPIFFLEFR; encoded by the coding sequence ATGATGAGCCGAAAACTCAACTTTGACGAAAGCAACCCCCGCCAAGTTGAACCCGCCGCTGATACCGACACCACAAGAAAACGCAGACCGCAATCACGGCTGGAACACGAGTTTTCTCGTGACGATGTAAGACCCCAAACAAGTGCCGCCCCACAAGAAACAACAGGGGTGGCACTTCCCCCTGCGGGTACTCCGTCATTGGGCGGTAATGAAACAGCGGCGGGGCTTGCAGGGTTACAACACGGTGCGGCAAGCATCATGCGTAATATCTCACCCGATGAAACGCCCGACAGGAACACCGCTGTATCTGCTACACGCTTTTCGTTAGAGGTTGGAGCAACCGCTCTCGGTAAAATGACCCTCAACCGTAAACAAAAGCGGAAGTCCAAGTTAAAAGAAAAGGACTCATCCTTAAAACATGAGCCGCAAGAAGATAACGACACGTTGAAACATGACGAGGCAGAACAGCCCGACAATGCTGATTCTTCCGATGAGCGGGGTAATGAAACTGACGGCGGTACTCCAAACGAAAACGCCGAAACTCCCGAAAATGCCGCCGAGTCAAGCGAACAACAGGCGGGTGATGCTGATGATGGCACTACTACCCCTGCCGGCTCTACCTCCGACAAACCCGATAGCAAGCTGAAATTTGCCAAAGACGAAAAAGTGGTTGCCAAACTGGAAAAGCGGGCTGAGAAACTGGACGAGAAACTGGAAAAAGCCCAAGACAAGCTGCCTACTCGGACGGTCAAGAAGAAAACCCTTGAATTTGACGAGGACAAAGGCAAGACCGTTTCCAAGCTGACCCACGAAGTTGAAAAAATACCAATCGGTGAGGCGAAGTGGAACAAGCCGAAAAATACGGCAATGCCTGTCAAAGCGGCGGGCGTGGTTACATCCCTTGCCGTTACAAAGATACACGCCAAAATTCATCAAGTGGAACATGACAACGTGGGTGTAAAAGTAGCTCACAAAGCTGAACTTATGGCAGAGAGCGGTTATCGTGGTGCAAAGCAATCTGTACGTTCTGCATACCGTTTCCACAAGAACCGACCCTACCGCCGCGTTGCGAAGTTGGAGCAAAAGTCCATCAAGAACAAAATGCGGTTGGATTACAGGAAAGCCCTGCGGGATAACCCCAAGTTAAAAAGCAATCCACTCTCACGGTTTATGCAAAAACGAGCCATCAAGCGAAACTATGCTAAACAGCTACGAGCCGCAAAGCAAGCCGGACAAGCGACAGGCAAAGCCGTGGGCTTTACCGCCAAAGCCGCAAAGGTAGTCACGGCGATAATCCGCAAGAACCCCATATTCTTGGTTAAGGCAGGGCTGATATTACTGATTATCTTCCTCATTCTTTCCATGTTTACCATGTGTGTGGGGATGTTTAGCGGCACTTCCTCTTTTGTCGGTCATGTGATGTACCCTGCCGAATTTGAGGACATTGACGATGCAAGCATTATGTACACCGAACTGGAAACCGACTTGCGAATCTATATCAATGAAATTGAAGAAAACTACCCCGATTATGACGAGTATCGTTTAAGCATTGACAGTTTAGGGCATGACCCCTTTGCTCTGATAGCGTTTTTGTCGGCGGTGTATGAGGACTTCATCTTTGCTGATGTTGCGGCAACCATTCAAGCGATTTTCGATGCTCAATATACCCTTGAACTGGAATCCGTCATGGAGATACGAGAGCGAGAGGAAGAACGGACTGGCACAGGCAGTTGGACGGATGAGGACGGCAATTCCCACTCCTATACCTACACTTACACCGTAATTGTCGAGTATGAGTGGCATATCCTCTATGTTACTTTGACTTCCCGCTCGTTTACCGAGGTTTTATTAGAACGCATGGACGATGACCAAACCCAACATTTCTATGTTCTCATGCAGTCATTGGGAGCAAGGCAGATATTCGGAAATCCATTTGATTTTGACTGGCGGCCTTTCGTTTCCAGTCTGTACGGTTATCGCATCCATCCCATAGACGGCGGCAAGCAATTTCATTGGGGGCTTGATATGGGTCTGCCAACGGGTACACCGCTCTTAGCGGGGCTTGACGGCGTTGTTGTATATGTAGGTTATCACCCAACAGGCTACGGCAATATTGTCATTATCGAATGTGAGGACGGTATGCAAATGCGGTACGCACATTGCCACGAGATTTTTGTCACGCTGGGGCAAGAGGTTGAGCGGGGCGATGTCATAGCAACCGTAGGCACAACAGGAGCATCAACGGGGCCACATCTTCATATAGAAGTGTCCGTTGATGGACGCAGGCTAAACCCGATTTTCTTTTTAGAGTTTCGATAA